TTCAAATCCGTCAAAAATACCTGCTGCCTCAGCTAAAATAATGGCCGCCAGTATCAATCCCTGTCCTCCTGAACCACTTAAACAAACTTCTTTTCTCATTTTTCTCTCCTTCCTTGTTGAACCCTAATACAGATTTCCTGGTATTTATCAGTATATTCGGGTATATTAATATCTAAAAATTCCCCTGTGGGTATTTTCTTTTCTTTTTCTTCTTCTGATAATTTTTCCCAGGTTGTTTTGGGTACTGTGATGCTTTTTATCCACTCTAACATTTGAACAGGAGTTCTCAACTTATTAATTCTACCGAAAGAAATGGGGCAATCTGAAATTACTTCCACTACAGAAAAGCCTTTTTTGAGTAAAGCCTTTTTAATAAAACGAGTGGTCTGATTGACATCAAAAATATTTCCGCGTGCTACATAAGAAGCACCAGCACTGGCAGCTAAAGCAGATATATCAAAAGTCTGGTCAATATTGCCATATGGAGCTGTAGAACCAAACTTACCAGTTGGTGTTAAAGGAGAATATTGGCCTCCAGTCATGCCATAAATCATATTATTTATAATAATGGCAGTTATATCTATATTACGACGAGCAGAATGAATAAAATGGTTACCACCTATTGCTGCACAATCGCCATCACCCATTACGGCAATTACTTTTAAGCTGGGATTAGACATCTTTATGCCTGTTGCAAAAGGCAAAGCTCTACCATGAGTAGTATTCATAGTATTAAAATCAACATAACCAGTAATGCGACTGGAACAACCGATTCCCGAAACCATTACAATCTCATCCTTTTCCCATCCTATACTATTAATTGCCCTTAATATGGCACCTAAAATAATACCATTTCCACAACCAGGACACCAGATATGAGGAAACATTTCTTCTCTAAAATATTGGGCAATAGAATTATTCATAATTTGCTTTCCTCCTCAATCTTGGAAAGAATTTCCATAGGATTAATCAACTCCCCATCGACTCTACCATAAGAAACAACACGGCACTTGCCTTCAGCCGCCCTTTGTACTTCACGGACCATCTGGCCTAAATTCATTTCTGGCACTAATATTAAATCAACCTGTCCTGCTAATTGATTAATCGTATCATCGCTGAAAGGCCAGAGGG
The nucleotide sequence above comes from Atribacterota bacterium. Encoded proteins:
- a CDS encoding thiamine pyrophosphate-dependent enzyme, with protein sequence MNNSIAQYFREEMFPHIWCPGCGNGIILGAILRAINSIGWEKDEIVMVSGIGCSSRITGYVDFNTMNTTHGRALPFATGIKMSNPSLKVIAVMGDGDCAAIGGNHFIHSARRNIDITAIIINNMIYGMTGGQYSPLTPTGKFGSTAPYGNIDQTFDISALAASAGASYVARGNIFDVNQTTRFIKKALLKKGFSVVEVISDCPISFGRINKLRTPVQMLEWIKSITVPKTTWEKLSEEEKEKKIPTGEFLDINIPEYTDKYQEICIRVQQGRREK